The proteins below come from a single Alligator mississippiensis isolate rAllMis1 chromosome 2, rAllMis1, whole genome shotgun sequence genomic window:
- the CASP3 gene encoding caspase-3 produces MADLEAGLQSGEDVTDARSFIGSEQHTVEVDALPGKNPPAGKSMDSEILPDDSYKMDYPEMGMCVIVNNKNFHPSTGMAFRSGTDADAALIRETFINLGYKVKLNNDLKCKQIIALLENVAKEDHSKRSSFACVLLSHGEEGVIFGTDGPLELKLLTGLFKGQSCKTLVGKPKLFFIQACRGTDLDPGIETDSGPEERMCQRIPIEADFLYAYSTAPGYYSWRNSAVGSWFIQSLCTVLKQHAKNLELMQILTRVNRKVAEFSSCSNRTEFDSKKQIPCIVSMLTKDVYFSH; encoded by the exons ATGGCAGACTTAGAAGCTGGACTCCAGTCAGGGGAAGATGTTACAGATGCAAGATCTTTCATTGGCTCTGAACA GCACACTGTCGAAGTAGATGCACTTCCTGG AAAGAACCCACCTGCTGGTAAATCCATGGACTCTGAAATACTGCCAGATGACAGTTACAAAATGGATTATCCAGAGATGGGGATGTGTGTAATAGTAAATAATAAGAACTTCCATCCAAGCACTG GAATGGCATTTCGATCCGGTACAGATGCAGATGCTGCACTTATTAGAGAAACTTTTATAAATTTAGGTTACAAAGTCAAGCTTAACAATGATCTTAAGTGTAAGCAAATTATTGCCCTTTTGGAAAATG TTGCTAAAGAAGATCACAGCAAGCGGAGCAGTTTTGCTTGTGTGTTGTTAAGTCATGGTGAAGAGGGAGTGATCTTCGGTACAGATGGTCCTCTTGAGTTGAAATTATTAACAGGACTCTTCAAAGGTCAAAGTTGCAAGACGCTAGTTGGAAAGCCAAAGCTCTTCTTTATTCAG GCTTGTAGAGGGACAGATTTGGATCCTGGCATTGAGACAGACAGTGGACCAGAGGAAAGAATGTGTCAGAGAATACCTATAGAAGCAGACTTTTTATATGCATATTCTACTGCTCCTG GCTATTACTCCTGGAGAAACTCAGCGGTGGGCTCCTGGTTTATTCAGTCGCTATGTACAGTGCTGAAACAGCATGCAAAGAATCTTGAGCTTATGCAGATCTTAACACGTGTAAATCGCAAGGTGGCAGAATTTAGCTCGTGTTCAAACCGAACAGAGTTTGATTCAAAGAAGCAAATTCCATGTATTGTGTCCATGCTTACCAAAGATGTGTACTTTTCTCACTGA